From the genome of Ananas comosus cultivar F153 unplaced genomic scaffold, ASM154086v1, whole genome shotgun sequence, one region includes:
- the LOC109704965 gene encoding disease resistance protein RPM1-like, protein MAEAVISSLVLKIGAALASETTKSAASLLLRGMLVMKELMKDISDIKDELEIMQAFLQIAERPKEKDETTKIFIKQTRGLAFDIEDIIDEFTYKLSEEQGGVLPTAIKRYKNIKSWHHLSKKLKDIKIDLQKIMERRTRYDARGMESEAKPRIAVGGSKSRAESAHFVKEDDIVGIDKYRDLLLGWLKDEDEQQRQPMIISVLGMGGLGKTTLVTHVYNIIKASFDACAWVAVSQSYETHDLLRQILKEFCREDREKREAPNNIDTMDYRSLVETIRTYLQCKKYVLILDDVWSTDVLDNIKNALLKCNCKSRIVLTTRNHEVALLANEHRMFELKPLEANHSWDLFYKNTFWKSANKICPLPLEQCARKIVEKCGGLPLAIVSIGRLLSFREQTNSEWEKVYKDLEWYLTNSASKLYEKVHDILKLSLDDIPHYLRNCFLYCSSFPEDYTIESDKLIRLWVAEGFIEERERLMEEVAEDYFNELVHRCLLQVVRRDEDGRVCACRMHDIIRVLALSESKELSFCMVYEHSRTILQSSEARRLSILSNITNYRTEDKSHLRSVLVFNNSMNNDLLKSVLRSSKFLRVLELEGAPIEKLPSEICNLFNLHYLGLRATKIKELPRLIVKLRNLQILDLEESKIEMLPKGITKLQKLRHLNLQATHIKLPVEIWRLKSLQTLICKATTNIVRNVEALTELRTFWIRGVRTHHCADLWNSITKMNHLGDLFVQRAYGLELQQLGILRLPLRIQRLYLRGELDKTSLLELATSFGSLTNLTRLTLSRATLDEDTFPYLQALPALMFLKLFGAYDGMKLHFQASSFPKLKLLYIEYAPKLSQVEIERGAMASLYTLQIHFCPELKELPHGIEYLTTLQDLDISYPAEELVEQLLGEGEGDHSNDCRTRVRHIPKFTIGFMQDGEYVEERIQ, encoded by the coding sequence ATGGCGGAGGCTGTGATAAGCTCATTAGTCCTAAAGATAGGTGCTGCTTTAGCTAGTGAAACAACAAAATCAGCAGCATCACTATTACTAAGAGGGATGTTAGTAATGAAAGAACTCATGAAGGATATAAGTGACATTAAGGATGAGCTTGAGATCATGCAAGCCTTCCTACAGATCGCAGAAAGACCAAAAGAGAAGGATGAGACCACAAAAATCTTTATAAAACAAACAAGAGGCTTGGCTTTCGACATTGAGGATATTATAGATGAGTTCACGTATAAGCTGAGCGAGGAGCAAGGAGGGGTTCTACCCACAGCAATCAAGAggtacaaaaatataaaatcctGGCATCACCTTAGCAAGAAACTCAAAGATATCAAAATTGACCTCCAAAAGATAATGGAGAGAAGGACACGATATGATGCAAGAGGAATGGAAAGTGAAGCAAAACCTCGAATAGCTGTTGGCGGTAGCAAGAGTCGTGCAGAATCAGCGCATTTTGTCAAGGAGGATGATATCGTCGGTATTGACAAGTACAGGGACTTGTTGCTTGGATGGTTGAAAGATGAGGATGAGCAGCAACGACAGCCAATGATAATCTCAGTGTTGGGGATGGGTGGTCTAGGGAAGACCACTCTTGTGACTCATGTGTACAATATCATCAAAGCTTCCTTTGATGCTTGTGCCTGGGTTGCTGTATCTCAAAGTTATGAGACTCATGATTTGCTTAGACAGATCTTAAAAGAGTTTTGTAGGGAAGATCGTGAGAAAAGAGAAGCACCTAACAACATTGATACCATGGATTATAGAAGCTTGGTTGAGACTATCCGCACTTACTTGCAGTGTAAAAAGTATGTACTCATTCTGGATGATGTTTGGAGTACTGATGTACTGGACAATATAAAGAATGCACTTCTGAAATGTAATTGCAAGAGTAGAATAGTTCTCACAACAAGGAATCATGAAGTAGCACTATTAGCTAACGAGCACCGTATGTTTGAGCTAAAGCCACTGGAGGCAAATCATTCGTGGGATCTATTTTATAAAAACACATTTTGGAAAAGTGCAAACAAGATTTGCCCACTGCCTTTAGAACAATGTGCTAGAAAAATTGTCGAGAAGTGCGGTGGCTTGCCCCTTGCTATCGTATCTATAGGCCGTCTCTTATCATTTCGAGAACAAACTAATTCTGAATGGGAGAAGGTTTACAAAGATCTTGAGTGGTATCTAACCAACAGCGCATCGAAGCTCTATGAAAAAGTACATGACATTTTGAAACTTAGTTTGGACGATATTCCCCATTATCTTCGAAATTGCTTCTTATATTGTTCTAGTTTTCCAGAAGACTATACAATTGAAAGTGACAAGCTCATAAGGCTTTGGGTGGCCGAAGGGTTcattgaagaaagagaaagattgATGGAGGAAGTGGCCGAGGACTACTTTAACGAACTTGTTCATCGGTGTCTACTACAAGTGGTACGTAGGGATGAAGACGGTAGAGTTTGTGCATGTCGAATGCATGACATCATTCGAGTCCTCGCTCTTTCAGAGTCAAAGGAGTTAAGTTTCTGCATGGTTTACGAGCATTCACGGACAATATTGCAGAGTTCCGAAGCACGCCGCTTGTCAATCCTAAGCAATATAACTAATTATCGTACTGAAGACAAATCTCATTTGCGTTCAGTACTTGTTTTCAACAATTCCATGAACAATGATTTACTGAAGTCGGTCTTAagatcatcaaaatttttacgTGTCTTGGAACTAGAAGGAGCGCCAATCGAGAAACTACCGAGTGAGATCTGTAACCTCTTCAACTTGCATTATCTTGGTTTGAGAGCTACAAAAATTAAGGAGCTTCCAAGATTAATTGTAAAGCTACGAAATCTGCAAATATTAGATTTGGAAGaaagtaaaatagaaatgcTGCCAAAGGGAATAACAAAGCTTCAAAAGTTGAGACATCTAAATTTACAGGCAACTCACATCAAGTTACCTGTGGAAATATGGCGTTTGAAGAGCTTGCAGACTTTGATATGTAAAGCAACTACGAATATTGTGCGGAATGTAGAAGCTTTGACTGAGTTGCGGACATTTTGGATAAGGGGTGTAAGAACCCATCACTGTGCAGACTTGTGGAATAGTATCACAAAGATGAACCATCTTGGTGATTTATTTGTCCAAAGAGCATATGGGCTAGAATTACAGCAGTTGGGCATCCTGCGCCTACCTCTACGAATTCAAAGATTATATCTGCGTGGTGAATTAGACAAAACCTCACTCCTTGAGCTTGCCACGTCCTTTGGGTCTCTAACAAACCTAACCAGATTAACACTTTCAAGGGCAACATTGGATGAAGATACATTTCCTTACCTGCAAGCACTGCCCGCGTTGATGTTTCTTAAACTTTTTGGGGCATATGATGGCATGAAGTTGCACTTCCAAGCGTCATCATTCCCGAAGCTAAAGTTATTGTACATAGAATATGCCCCGAAGCTCAGTCAGGTGGAAATAGAAAGAGGAGCAATGGCAAGCCTGTATACGCTTCAGATACACTTTTGCCCCGAGCTAAAGGAGCTGCCCCACGGTATCGAGTACCTTACCACCCTTCAAGATTTAGACATTAGCTATCCAGCAGAGGAACTTGTTGAGCAGCTTCtaggagaaggagaaggcgaCCACAGCAATGACTGCCGCACGAGGGTTCGCCACATCCCGAAATTTACTATTGGTTTCATGCAAGACGGCGAGTATGTCGAAGAAAGGATTCAATGA